The window ACACTTCTTTATTGCGCCTTTTACGCATGAGATGAGAATTAATGAAGGCGGCGGTATTGCCGAAGAAGGCGAAGATATCAAGGTCATGGAAATTCCGATCAAAGATGCGCTGCAAATGATTGATGACGGCCAGATTATTGATGCCAAAACCATTATTTTGCTTCAGCACCTGGTTATTAAAAATATTTGTAAGCCGTAATTCCCGAGCCCCATAAAGGAAATGAAGAGATGACGGAACAGAGCCTGGTTAAACCCCAATTCAAACGCGACTATTACACGTTCTATTTATATATGTTGTCGGTGGTGTGCGGCTTTCATCAGGCCGTACCGGGCTCTATCACCCCTTTCCTGCGTGATGAATTACAGCTGTCCCGAATCGTGATTGGCTGGCACTTTAGCCTCTACGCCATTGGTATGTTTGCGACAGGCTTTATCGTTACCTACTGTTCCAAAAGGGTCTCGCCAAAACGTATTCTGCTCACCAGCTCGTTTGCGGTGACGATTGCGGTTGCCATTTTCTCACTCCCGATGCCTTCATCGGCAACGCTGAGCATGTCGCTGGTGTTGGGGTTGGCGGGGGGCGCGATGCAAATAGCCATTCAGGAATCGCTGGCACGCCATCATGGTGAAAACAGCGGGGTTGCCATCACGGAGGGATGCATTTTTGCCGCCATTGGGGTCTTTGCCGGGCCGGTCTTTGTCAGCCTCGCGGTGGAGTTAGGGTGGGGATGGCGGATGGCGATGTTTGTGCCCATCATCGCGCTGCTGCCTCTTCTCTTTATCGCACCCGGGAATCTGTCGCGGGTGCCTGTCAATATCGCCACGTCATCCAGCCACCCTGCGGATAGATCCCCTCGCTTGCCGCTGGTGGCGTTCCTGATGTTCGGCATGATTTTCCTCGGCATTTCAGCAGAGTGGGGCATCGGTTTTTGGGGCGCGCAGTTCCTGGAAGAGCAGTTATCCGTAACGGTTGCGACCAGCGTGGGGATGATGTCTGCCTACTTCGGCGGCACGATTGTCGGGCGGATTGTGGTGAGCCGTTTGCTGCTGCGTTATGAAATCAACACGCTCCTGATCGGGGCAATGATTGTGGGCGGTATCGGTTTGGTTATTCTGTGGCTGGTTCCCCATGTTACCGTTGCGCTAGTGAGTCTGGCGATTTTAGGGGCCTGTCTGGGGAATTTTTTCCCGCTGATATTATCGGTTGCGACGCAGCAACCAGCGCAGTTTCTGTCAAAAATCGCGGCGGGGGCAACCCAGTCGGTAGGACTGGCGCTCTTACTGGCGCCCCTGTTACTTGGCAAGGTAGGTGAAGGTATCGGGTTGGTTGGCGCGATCGGGCTATTGACCGTGATTCCGCCCGTGATGTTGGTGGCCTATCTGCTGTCACGCAAACTGTCTTAATGAACCACTGAGCGTATGCCTGTGGCGTCTCTGGTTTCAAGGCTGTCAGACCTGCTCCGTGAGCAGGTCGATATCAGTGAATATTGTGAGAATTAGCGGGAATAGTACGAGAATTAGCTGGAATAGTACGGCCCTTTTTGTACCGATTCGCGCAGCTTAAGTTCACCGGTGAAGGGCTGTAGCGGTTTGACGTCTTTGCCCGCAATCAGATCCAGCACCTGCGTAATCGCCGTGGCCGCCATTTCTTCAATCGGCATATAGACGGTGGAAAGTGAAGGGTGCAGGTAGGTGGCGCAGGGCTCATCGTCAAAGCCGAAGACGGAGACATCCTGCGGCAATTTTTTCCCCGCTTCGTACAGCGCCTTCATCGCGCCAATCGCCATGTGATCGTTGCTGACAAACAGTGCGCTAAAGCTGATGCCGTTATTCAGCAATTGCTTGGCAGCCTGATAGCCGCTGGCGACCATGCTGGTTCCGTGTGCCACCCGACGCGGGTCAACCTCGATGTGGTGGTCGACTAAGGCTTGCTGATAGCCCGCGAGCCGCGCCCGTGCCGTCGGCGTTTGCATCGGTGCGGTGATGCAGGCGATCTCGCGGTGACCTTGTTCGATCAGGTAATTCACCACCTCAAATGCGGCCTGCTGCTGACGGAAGAAAATGCAGCGCTCTCTCGCCTGCGGCAGATCGCGATTCATCACGATCATCGGAACGGTCAGCGTATTCAGCAGCGTCATGAGATCCGCTTCGGACATATAGCGGGTATAGAGAATAATGGCATCACACTGTCTGTCAGACAGAAGTTGTACCGCGCGATGCTCATCTTCCGGCGTATCGTGCCCGTCGGTCACGATGAGGTGTTTACCGTTGCTTTCCGCGATATCCGTCGCGCGGCGTAGCAGACGGCCAAAGTAAGGCCCGTCAAAATTAGAGATAACGAGGCCAATGCTGTTTG is drawn from Pectobacterium aroidearum and contains these coding sequences:
- a CDS encoding MFS transporter, which translates into the protein MTEQSLVKPQFKRDYYTFYLYMLSVVCGFHQAVPGSITPFLRDELQLSRIVIGWHFSLYAIGMFATGFIVTYCSKRVSPKRILLTSSFAVTIAVAIFSLPMPSSATLSMSLVLGLAGGAMQIAIQESLARHHGENSGVAITEGCIFAAIGVFAGPVFVSLAVELGWGWRMAMFVPIIALLPLLFIAPGNLSRVPVNIATSSSHPADRSPRLPLVAFLMFGMIFLGISAEWGIGFWGAQFLEEQLSVTVATSVGMMSAYFGGTIVGRIVVSRLLLRYEINTLLIGAMIVGGIGLVILWLVPHVTVALVSLAILGACLGNFFPLILSVATQQPAQFLSKIAAGATQSVGLALLLAPLLLGKVGEGIGLVGAIGLLTVIPPVMLVAYLLSRKLS
- a CDS encoding LacI family DNA-binding transcriptional regulator, giving the protein MKTMLEVAKRAGVSKATVSRVLNGTGQVKQATRDAVFQAMDELGYRPNFLARSLARRTSNSIGLVISNFDGPYFGRLLRRATDIAESNGKHLIVTDGHDTPEDEHRAVQLLSDRQCDAIILYTRYMSEADLMTLLNTLTVPMIVMNRDLPQARERCIFFRQQQAAFEVVNYLIEQGHREIACITAPMQTPTARARLAGYQQALVDHHIEVDPRRVAHGTSMVASGYQAAKQLLNNGISFSALFVSNDHMAIGAMKALYEAGKKLPQDVSVFGFDDEPCATYLHPSLSTVYMPIEEMAATAITQVLDLIAGKDVKPLQPFTGELKLRESVQKGPYYSS